The following are encoded in a window of Flavobacteriales bacterium genomic DNA:
- a CDS encoding gliding motility-associated C-terminal domain-containing protein codes for MLEPRRPFLLAAKSLGAIQKSVRLLAVAGAFLIGAAEEAHATHAMGGELTYECIGPNLYRVRLNFYRDCNGVAAPSNCNNGRRFRMRSDQCNVTLEPCFGLDDVEIVTPICLSAVDRCVNSAGQYGIQRYRYSTVVDLSAYAACGTDWLIDWDLCCRNNAITSLNNPGSRNLYLYAELNSTLTPCNNSPRYLNDPTPFACVGQTVSYNHGFNDIDGDSLSFELAPALGANGSLIPYNPGYSFLQPIITSGGANAVQIDPVTGTITFVPSIQQFSVVTVKVSEWRNGVKIGTYLRDVQFAIVVCANNNPSVSGINGTGQFATTVCANEQICFNVAANDIDPGQVVTMTWNSGIPGATFTVTGSPLPTGQFCWTPTPANIGQNLFSVTVADDACILNGVNNYGFVVQVTPPVTPANAGPDQEVCGFTATMQGVLPYPQIGRVWSVVSGSGTFANPNSPTTTVSGLGPGPNVFQWTLDFGTCGTTSDQVTITAYDPGQQVANAGPDQALCTPQTSTMLAANAAAVPATGQWSVVSGTGVFADPGSPTTTVSGLGIGNNVFRWTISNGPCGAPTFDQVTITVFNSGQAAANAGPDQQLCAPANSATLAANAAAAPATGQWTVVSGSGTFVTAASPTTAVNGLSIGPNVLRWTINNGACDPASTFDDLVITVFDPASPAANAGPDQQVCSQGTLLAGNAPLPPATGQWTVITGTGTFVDPASPTTAVNGLSIGTNVFQWTLSNGPCPNGVTTDQVTVVRFDANAVAANAGPDQQLCTPIGQSTATGTLAGNAPTPPSAGTWTLISGSGTITAPGSPTSTVTGLGVGVNVFQWTINNGPCVPSVTSDQVTITVFSSSAPAANAGPDQELCAPVASVTLAANAAFPPGTGQWTVVSGTGVFANAASPTTTVSGMSIGDNVYQWTLSNGPCPGAVTSDQVTIRLFDPAQPAANAGPDQQICGTATTTLIGSPVSFPATGTWTLVSGTGTIVNPTSSTTVVNDILVGESVFQWTVSNGPCGSSSDQVTVQRFSNQNPAANAGPDQSICVPTAPNQVTMAGSVPIFPAIGTWTVVSGGGSFADANSPTTLVTGMSIGVNVFQWTVDNGPCAQGITTDQVTVTVFDAGTPTADAGPDQSLCSSSGSATMAGSALIGPATGLWTLVSGTGTIVSPGDPNTAVTGLAVGQNIFQWTVNNGPCQNGLSTDQMSIFVYDPLQPSADAGSDQSICTTAGNTITLNGSPVIFPATGLWTMSGGPGTIVDPTNPSTLVIDLASGVYSFTWTVNNGVCPDPISSSTLITVVADGNAQPALAGPDQAVCGTAVPVVMAANEPEGVATGQWTVVQGSANFSDPTSHTATVTGLSIGVNILQWNIDNAECGITTDQVTILVFDPNQPPANAGPDQQLCTPQTSTTLVGNALTIPATGQWTLVSGSGTIANPAGPVTAVSGLALGENIFQWSINNGACPNANTSDLVSVFVFASDAQPANAGPDQEICTPQSSVSMAANAVTGSAVGTWTLVNGGGVITAPNDPNTTITGLPVGANTFAWTIDNGSCGTTTDQVTIFVFDAQNPVANAGPDQELCTPQTSTTLAGSAVIFPATGQWTLVSGTGIVADASNPNTTVSGLSVGANVFAWTVENGPCANSLTTDQVTILVFDQSNSAANAGPDQQFCTPVSSTVLAGSTATFPATGLWTVVSGSAVIASPASPTTAVTGLGVGETILAWTVSNGPCDPAQTTDQLSIFIFDETNPVADAGPDQELCTPQTSTTLAGSAVIFPATGLWTLISGGGTIADPTSPTSTVSGLPVGVNVFRWTVSNGPCAQGITFDDVAITVFDENNAVANAGPDQELCTPLTVATLSGSPLIFPATGEWTLVSGQGVITSPNSPVTTVTGLAVGENIFAWTVSNGPCANGITTDQVSIFLFDQNNAQPNAGPDQELCTPNTSTVMQAAPVTFPASGIWTLVSGGGTIADPADPNTTISGLPVGANVFAWTVDNGPCATGVGSDQVTILVFDENNPLADAGPDQQLCTATTTSTTLTGSAVIFPATGEWTLVSGTGTIVSPNSPVTTVLDLEIGTSVFQWTVSNGPCDAGSSDQVTIEVFDLNNAVANAGPDQDLCTPTSSASLSASAVVFPAIGTWTIISGGGIIADPNSPNTTITGLQVGVTVLEWSVDNGPCPGGATSDQLTITLYEQENPLADAGPDQQLCTPTGTTTSTTLFGSNIIFPATGTWTLVSGTGIIASPNSPITGVTGLSIGANTFLWTVSNGVCIDPLTTDLVTILVFDENNPDADAGPDQQVCTPLTSATMAGSPVTFPAEGTWTLIGGQGTITDPNDPNTTITDLGIGVNVFEWTVANGVCPNGVTTSQVTITLFDADAPPADAGPDQELCAPDDTATLTGNEPVGAAIGTWTLVQGTGVIADANAPVTTVSGLEVGENIFVWTLEGGECVTTTDQVSIFVFDPKNADAFAGLDQELCVPQDSVYMAGSPVIFPAQGTWTVVAGAGTPVDPSDPLTLIQGLAIGVNTFQWTVYNGPCSNGLTIDQVTIILYDDTTAAANAGPDLELCLPETSIQLQGETPPPPAQGTWTLISGSGTPVSPNDPNTLITGLAQGINTFVWTLEWDPCPNNGILSDTVSVYVYDPSAPVADAGPDQELCTPDSETNLQGNTPAIPGVGTWTVTQGGSTVVEPNNPNTLVTGLDIGVHEFVWEIYNGQCGFGPPSRDTVRVSVFDGDAPDAMTGDDISWCTPTNSAVLQANDPVFPATGTWTSLSGTGTIADPNDPNTAVFNLGVGQHDFLWTIDNGACGTSSADISVFIFDGNAPPANAGPDQELCTPQTSTTLAGNAPVFPATGLWTLVSGTGTIASPASPTSAVSGLSIGVNTFLWTIDNGPCGTTEDLVTIVVYDQTQGSANAGPDQEICTPASSVTLQANAVGVPAIGTWTIISGSGTLSDPNDPNATLSGLTVGQVTLQWTVDNGPCSNGTTTDQVTIFIFDGGAQAAAAGPDQSYCTPITQAVTMFASSPVPPGTGIWSLASGAGNIADPSSPFTAITGLGLGTNVFVWTIDNGACGSTSDEMVIQVFDHTVPPADAGPDQQFCQDVSTTNLDAVPATSTAFGAWSLLMGTGNIVDAFDPMTLVTGMQQGNNWFVWTVDNGVCGTTADTMLVFIKDCLTLTIPDAFSPNGDGVNDTFVIRNLESYPNNSFQVFNRWGNKILDRSPYNNDWDGTSQYGAVFGEKLPESTYYYVLDLGNDTEAYTGFIYLRR; via the coding sequence ATGCTTGAACCACGACGCCCGTTCCTCCTCGCTGCGAAGTCCCTCGGTGCCATCCAGAAGTCGGTCCGACTGCTCGCTGTCGCGGGCGCGTTCCTGATCGGTGCCGCGGAGGAAGCGCATGCCACGCACGCCATGGGCGGCGAGCTCACTTATGAGTGCATCGGCCCGAACCTGTATCGTGTGCGCCTGAACTTCTATCGCGACTGCAATGGTGTGGCGGCCCCGAGCAATTGCAACAATGGCCGTCGCTTCCGCATGCGCAGCGACCAGTGCAACGTCACGCTGGAGCCCTGTTTCGGATTGGACGATGTGGAGATCGTCACGCCCATCTGCCTGTCGGCCGTCGACCGTTGCGTGAATTCCGCCGGTCAGTACGGCATCCAGCGCTACCGCTACAGCACCGTGGTGGACCTCAGTGCCTACGCGGCCTGCGGTACAGACTGGCTTATCGACTGGGACCTGTGCTGCCGCAACAACGCCATCACTTCGCTCAACAACCCCGGCAGCCGGAACCTGTACCTCTACGCTGAATTGAACAGCACCCTCACGCCCTGCAACAACTCACCGCGCTACCTCAACGACCCCACGCCCTTCGCCTGCGTGGGCCAGACGGTGAGCTACAACCACGGCTTCAACGACATCGATGGCGACTCGCTCTCCTTCGAGCTGGCACCGGCCCTGGGCGCCAACGGCTCGCTGATCCCCTACAACCCGGGATACAGTTTCCTGCAGCCCATCATCACCTCCGGCGGTGCGAACGCGGTGCAGATCGATCCGGTGACGGGCACGATCACGTTCGTGCCGAGCATCCAGCAGTTCAGTGTCGTCACGGTCAAGGTGTCCGAATGGCGCAATGGAGTGAAGATCGGCACCTACCTGCGCGACGTGCAGTTCGCGATCGTGGTCTGCGCCAACAACAATCCCTCGGTGAGCGGCATCAATGGCACGGGGCAGTTCGCCACCACCGTATGCGCCAATGAACAGATCTGCTTCAATGTGGCCGCCAACGACATCGATCCCGGGCAGGTCGTGACCATGACCTGGAACAGTGGCATACCTGGCGCGACGTTCACAGTGACGGGAAGTCCATTGCCCACAGGACAATTCTGCTGGACACCCACGCCGGCGAACATCGGCCAGAACCTCTTCTCGGTCACCGTGGCGGATGATGCCTGCATCCTGAATGGTGTGAACAACTATGGCTTCGTGGTGCAGGTGACACCACCGGTGACGCCTGCCAATGCGGGCCCCGACCAGGAGGTGTGCGGTTTCACCGCCACCATGCAAGGGGTGTTGCCATACCCACAGATCGGCCGGGTATGGTCGGTGGTGAGCGGCAGTGGCACATTCGCCAACCCCAACAGCCCCACCACCACGGTCTCCGGCCTGGGCCCCGGCCCGAACGTGTTCCAGTGGACGCTCGATTTCGGCACTTGTGGCACCACCTCGGACCAGGTGACCATCACGGCCTACGATCCCGGACAGCAGGTGGCGAACGCGGGTCCCGACCAGGCCTTGTGTACACCGCAGACCTCCACCATGCTGGCCGCTAATGCGGCCGCGGTGCCCGCCACCGGCCAATGGAGCGTGGTGAGTGGTACGGGTGTTTTCGCCGACCCGGGAAGCCCGACCACGACGGTGAGCGGGCTGGGCATCGGCAACAACGTGTTCCGCTGGACGATCAGCAACGGCCCTTGTGGCGCGCCCACCTTCGACCAGGTGACGATCACGGTGTTCAACAGCGGCCAGGCCGCCGCGAACGCCGGCCCCGATCAGCAGTTGTGCGCGCCCGCGAACAGCGCCACGCTTGCGGCCAACGCGGCGGCAGCGCCCGCCACCGGCCAGTGGACCGTGGTGAGCGGCAGTGGCACATTCGTCACCGCCGCCAGCCCCACCACCGCGGTGAATGGCTTGTCCATCGGACCGAATGTGTTGCGCTGGACCATCAACAACGGAGCCTGCGATCCGGCCTCCACCTTCGATGATCTGGTCATCACGGTGTTCGACCCGGCCAGCCCGGCCGCGAACGCGGGACCCGACCAGCAGGTGTGCTCCCAAGGCACATTGCTCGCGGGCAACGCACCGCTGCCACCCGCCACCGGCCAGTGGACCGTGATCACCGGCACGGGCACCTTCGTGGATCCCGCGAGCCCCACGACCGCGGTGAATGGCCTGTCCATCGGCACCAATGTGTTCCAGTGGACCCTGAGCAACGGCCCCTGCCCCAATGGTGTGACCACCGATCAGGTGACGGTGGTGCGGTTCGATGCGAACGCGGTGGCCGCGAACGCCGGACCCGATCAGCAGCTCTGCACGCCGATCGGTCAAAGCACCGCCACAGGTACGCTGGCCGGCAATGCCCCCACGCCGCCCAGCGCTGGTACCTGGACCTTGATCAGCGGCAGCGGCACGATCACCGCACCGGGCAGCCCCACCTCCACGGTCACGGGCCTGGGCGTGGGCGTGAACGTGTTCCAATGGACGATCAACAACGGCCCCTGCGTACCATCCGTGACCAGTGACCAGGTGACGATCACCGTCTTCAGCAGCAGCGCCCCCGCCGCGAACGCCGGCCCTGACCAGGAGCTGTGTGCGCCCGTGGCGAGCGTGACGCTCGCAGCGAACGCCGCCTTCCCACCAGGGACCGGCCAATGGACCGTGGTCAGTGGCACGGGTGTTTTCGCGAACGCCGCCAGCCCCACGACCACCGTGAGTGGGATGTCCATTGGCGACAATGTGTACCAATGGACACTGAGCAACGGACCATGCCCCGGTGCGGTGACCTCCGATCAAGTGACCATCCGGCTTTTCGATCCGGCGCAACCCGCCGCGAACGCGGGCCCGGACCAGCAGATCTGTGGCACGGCCACCACCACGCTCATTGGCAGCCCGGTGAGTTTTCCGGCCACAGGTACTTGGACGTTGGTGAGCGGCACGGGCACCATCGTCAACCCCACCAGCTCCACCACGGTGGTCAACGACATTCTCGTGGGTGAGAGCGTGTTCCAGTGGACCGTGAGCAATGGACCCTGCGGCAGCAGCAGCGACCAGGTGACGGTGCAACGCTTCAGCAACCAGAACCCGGCCGCCAACGCGGGCCCGGATCAGAGCATCTGCGTGCCCACCGCGCCCAACCAGGTGACCATGGCCGGCAGTGTGCCCATTTTCCCCGCCATCGGCACCTGGACCGTGGTGAGCGGAGGTGGATCGTTCGCTGATGCCAACAGTCCCACGACGCTGGTGACGGGCATGTCCATCGGTGTGAATGTGTTCCAATGGACGGTGGACAATGGCCCCTGTGCGCAGGGCATCACCACCGACCAGGTGACAGTGACGGTATTTGATGCGGGCACGCCCACCGCCGATGCCGGTCCTGACCAAAGCCTGTGCTCCTCCAGTGGCAGCGCCACCATGGCAGGCAGTGCGCTGATCGGGCCGGCCACGGGATTGTGGACACTCGTGAGCGGCACCGGCACCATCGTCAGCCCAGGCGATCCCAACACGGCAGTGACCGGACTCGCCGTGGGCCAGAACATCTTCCAATGGACGGTGAACAACGGTCCATGCCAGAACGGGTTGAGCACGGACCAGATGAGCATCTTCGTCTACGATCCGCTGCAGCCTTCTGCGGATGCGGGATCGGACCAGAGCATATGCACCACCGCGGGCAACACCATCACGCTCAATGGCAGCCCGGTGATCTTCCCCGCCACCGGGTTGTGGACCATGAGTGGAGGTCCTGGCACCATCGTGGACCCCACCAACCCCAGCACGCTGGTGATCGACCTGGCCTCGGGGGTCTACTCCTTCACGTGGACGGTGAACAATGGCGTGTGTCCCGATCCCATCAGCAGCAGCACGCTCATCACCGTGGTGGCCGATGGCAACGCGCAACCCGCACTGGCCGGACCCGATCAGGCGGTGTGCGGCACCGCCGTGCCCGTGGTGATGGCCGCCAATGAGCCCGAAGGTGTGGCCACCGGCCAGTGGACCGTGGTGCAGGGGTCGGCGAACTTCAGCGACCCCACATCGCACACGGCCACGGTCACCGGTCTGTCCATCGGGGTGAACATCCTGCAGTGGAACATCGACAACGCCGAATGCGGCATCACCACCGACCAGGTCACCATACTGGTCTTCGATCCGAACCAGCCGCCGGCCAACGCGGGACCCGATCAGCAACTCTGCACGCCGCAAACGAGCACCACCCTGGTGGGCAACGCGTTGACGATCCCCGCCACAGGGCAATGGACCCTGGTCAGTGGCAGCGGCACCATCGCCAACCCCGCTGGGCCTGTGACGGCCGTGAGTGGATTGGCACTGGGTGAGAACATCTTCCAATGGTCGATCAACAATGGCGCCTGCCCCAATGCCAACACCTCCGACCTGGTGAGCGTGTTCGTCTTCGCCAGCGATGCGCAGCCGGCCAACGCGGGTCCCGACCAGGAGATCTGCACACCGCAGAGCAGTGTGAGCATGGCCGCCAACGCCGTGACGGGATCGGCCGTGGGCACTTGGACGTTGGTGAATGGTGGAGGCGTGATCACAGCCCCGAACGACCCCAACACCACCATCACAGGTCTGCCGGTGGGCGCCAACACCTTCGCATGGACCATCGACAACGGCAGCTGCGGCACCACCACCGATCAGGTGACCATCTTCGTCTTCGATGCGCAGAACCCGGTGGCCAATGCCGGGCCGGACCAGGAACTCTGCACACCACAGACCAGCACCACGCTGGCCGGCAGTGCGGTGATCTTCCCCGCCACGGGCCAATGGACGCTGGTGAGCGGTACGGGCATCGTCGCCGATGCTTCGAACCCCAACACCACGGTAAGTGGTCTGAGCGTGGGTGCCAACGTATTCGCCTGGACCGTGGAGAACGGACCCTGCGCCAACAGCCTCACCACCGACCAGGTCACCATCCTGGTCTTCGATCAGAGCAATTCGGCGGCGAACGCCGGTCCGGACCAGCAGTTCTGCACACCGGTGAGCAGCACGGTGCTGGCGGGCAGCACCGCCACCTTCCCCGCCACCGGCCTCTGGACCGTGGTGAGCGGCAGTGCCGTGATCGCCAGCCCAGCTTCGCCCACCACGGCGGTCACAGGCCTTGGCGTGGGTGAAACGATCCTGGCCTGGACCGTGAGCAACGGCCCCTGCGATCCCGCGCAGACCACCGACCAGCTGAGCATCTTCATCTTCGATGAGACCAACCCCGTGGCCGATGCTGGTCCGGATCAGGAACTCTGCACGCCGCAGACAAGCACCACGCTCGCAGGCAGCGCGGTGATCTTCCCGGCGACCGGGCTGTGGACCCTGATCAGTGGTGGTGGCACCATCGCCGATCCCACTTCGCCGACCTCCACGGTGAGTGGTCTGCCGGTGGGCGTGAACGTTTTCCGGTGGACTGTGAGCAACGGTCCCTGTGCCCAAGGCATCACCTTCGATGATGTGGCGATCACGGTGTTCGATGAGAACAACGCCGTGGCGAACGCCGGTCCCGACCAGGAGCTCTGCACACCGCTGACCGTGGCCACGCTGAGTGGCAGCCCGCTGATCTTCCCGGCCACCGGCGAATGGACCTTGGTCAGTGGGCAGGGTGTCATCACCTCGCCGAACAGCCCGGTGACCACGGTGACGGGTCTCGCCGTGGGTGAGAACATCTTCGCCTGGACGGTGAGCAACGGCCCTTGTGCCAACGGCATCACCACGGACCAGGTCAGCATCTTCCTCTTCGACCAGAACAACGCGCAACCGAACGCGGGCCCCGACCAGGAGCTGTGCACGCCGAATACCAGCACCGTGATGCAGGCCGCGCCGGTGACCTTCCCGGCCTCGGGCATCTGGACGCTGGTGAGTGGAGGCGGCACCATCGCCGATCCCGCGGACCCGAACACCACGATCAGTGGCCTGCCCGTGGGCGCCAATGTATTCGCGTGGACCGTAGACAACGGCCCCTGCGCCACCGGTGTCGGCAGCGACCAGGTGACGATCCTGGTCTTCGATGAGAACAATCCGCTGGCGGACGCCGGGCCGGACCAACAGCTCTGCACCGCCACCACGACGAGCACCACACTGACCGGCAGTGCGGTGATCTTCCCGGCCACCGGGGAATGGACCTTGGTTAGTGGCACGGGCACCATCGTGAGTCCGAACAGCCCGGTGACCACCGTGCTGGACCTGGAGATCGGCACCAGCGTATTCCAGTGGACGGTGAGCAATGGACCCTGCGACGCGGGTTCCAGCGATCAGGTGACGATCGAGGTCTTCGATCTGAACAACGCGGTGGCCAACGCGGGTCCCGATCAGGACCTGTGCACGCCCACCAGCAGCGCTTCGCTCAGTGCGAGTGCGGTGGTCTTCCCGGCGATCGGCACCTGGACGATCATCAGTGGCGGCGGGATCATCGCCGACCCGAACAGTCCCAACACCACCATCACCGGCCTGCAAGTGGGTGTGACCGTGTTGGAATGGAGCGTGGACAATGGCCCATGTCCGGGCGGTGCCACCAGCGACCAGTTGACCATCACGCTTTACGAGCAGGAGAATCCGCTGGCCGACGCGGGACCCGATCAGCAGTTGTGCACACCCACGGGCACCACCACAAGTACCACGCTCTTCGGCAGCAACATCATCTTCCCCGCCACGGGCACCTGGACCTTGGTGAGCGGTACGGGCATCATCGCCAGTCCCAACAGTCCGATCACGGGGGTCACAGGCCTGTCCATCGGCGCGAACACCTTCCTCTGGACGGTGAGCAACGGGGTGTGCATCGATCCGCTCACCACGGACCTGGTCACCATCCTGGTCTTCGATGAGAACAACCCTGATGCGGACGCCGGACCCGACCAGCAGGTATGCACGCCATTGACCAGCGCCACCATGGCAGGCAGCCCGGTGACCTTCCCTGCGGAGGGCACCTGGACCCTGATCGGCGGCCAGGGCACCATCACCGACCCGAACGACCCCAACACCACCATCACCGACCTGGGTATCGGCGTGAATGTGTTCGAATGGACAGTGGCCAATGGTGTCTGCCCGAACGGCGTCACCACGAGCCAGGTGACGATCACGCTCTTCGACGCCGATGCGCCTCCGGCCGATGCGGGTCCCGACCAGGAATTGTGCGCACCGGATGATACCGCCACGCTCACGGGCAATGAACCGGTGGGCGCCGCCATTGGCACATGGACCTTGGTGCAGGGCACGGGGGTCATCGCCGACGCCAATGCGCCTGTGACCACGGTGAGTGGATTGGAGGTGGGTGAGAACATCTTCGTCTGGACCCTCGAGGGCGGTGAATGTGTGACCACCACGGACCAGGTGAGCATTTTCGTCTTCGACCCCAAGAACGCCGACGCCTTCGCCGGCCTGGACCAGGAGTTGTGCGTACCGCAGGACTCCGTGTACATGGCAGGCAGCCCTGTGATCTTTCCCGCGCAGGGCACCTGGACGGTGGTCGCCGGCGCGGGCACACCGGTGGATCCCAGCGACCCGTTGACGCTGATCCAAGGACTCGCCATCGGGGTGAACACCTTCCAGTGGACGGTGTACAACGGCCCATGCTCCAACGGCCTCACCATCGACCAGGTGACCATCATCCTCTACGATGACACCACGGCCGCGGCGAATGCCGGCCCCGATCTGGAATTGTGCCTGCCTGAAACGAGCATCCAGTTGCAGGGTGAAACACCGCCACCACCCGCACAGGGTACTTGGACCCTGATCAGCGGCAGCGGCACGCCGGTCTCGCCGAACGATCCCAACACCCTCATCACCGGTCTGGCACAAGGCATCAACACCTTCGTCTGGACCCTGGAATGGGATCCCTGCCCGAACAACGGCATCCTTTCCGACACGGTGAGCGTGTACGTGTACGATCCGTCGGCGCCCGTGGCGGACGCGGGTCCCGACCAGGAACTCTGCACGCCCGACAGCGAGACCAATTTGCAGGGCAACACCCCGGCGATACCTGGCGTGGGCACCTGGACCGTGACCCAGGGTGGGTCCACCGTGGTGGAGCCGAACAACCCCAACACGCTCGTCACCGGACTGGACATAGGTGTGCATGAGTTCGTGTGGGAGATCTACAACGGCCAGTGCGGCTTCGGTCCGCCCAGCCGCGACACGGTGCGTGTATCGGTCTTCGATGGTGACGCGCCCGATGCGATGACCGGTGACGACATCAGCTGGTGCACACCCACGAACAGCGCGGTGCTGCAGGCCAACGACCCCGTCTTCCCGGCCACCGGCACCTGGACCTCCCTGAGCGGCACGGGCACCATCGCCGATCCGAACGATCCCAACACGGCCGTCTTCAACCTAGGTGTGGGACAGCACGATTTCCTCTGGACGATCGACAATGGTGCCTGCGGAACCAGTTCAGCGGACATCAGCGTGTTCATCTTCGATGGGAACGCGCCGCCCGCGAACGCTGGACCCGATCAGGAGCTTTGCACGCCGCAGACCAGCACCACGCTCGCGGGCAACGCACCGGTGTTCCCCGCCACGGGGCTATGGACGCTGGTGAGCGGCACCGGCACGATCGCTTCCCCGGCATCGCCCACCAGTGCGGTGAGCGGCCTCTCCATCGGGGTGAACACCTTCCTGTGGACCATCGACAACGGCCCCTGTGGCACCACCGAGGACCTCGTGACCATCGTGGTGTACGACCAGACTCAGGGTTCGGCCAACGCGGGTCCGGACCAGGAGATCTGCACACCCGCGAGCAGCGTGACCCTGCAGGCCAACGCGGTGGGCGTGCCGGCCATCGGCACATGGACCATCATCAGTGGAAGCGGCACGCTCAGCGATCCGAACGACCCCAACGCCACGCTCAGCGGATTGACGGTTGGCCAGGTGACGCTGCAATGGACGGTGGACAATGGCCCCTGCTCCAACGGCACCACCACGGACCAGGTGACCATCTTCATCTTCGACGGTGGCGCACAGGCCGCGGCGGCCGGTCCGGACCAGAGCTATTGCACGCCGATCACCCAGGCGGTGACGATGTTCGCCAGCAGCCCGGTACCGCCCGGCACGGGCATATGGAGCCTCGCTTCCGGCGCGGGCAACATCGCCGATCCCTCCTCGCCCTTCACGGCCATCACCGGCCTTGGTCTCGGCACCAACGTCTTCGTGTGGACCATCGACAACGGGGCCTGCGGAAGCACCAGCGATGAGATGGTCATCCAGGTCTTCGACCACACCGTGCCGCCCGCCGATGCCGGACCGGACCAGCAGTTCTGCCAGGACGTGAGCACCACCAACCTCGACGCCGTGCCGGCCACCAGCACAGCTTTCGGGGCATGGTCGCTGCTGATGGGCACGGGCAACATCGTGGACGCCTTCGACCCGATGACGCTGGTGACGGGCATGCAGCAAGGCAACAACTGGTTCGTGTGGACGGTGGACAACGGTGTGTGCGGCACCACGGCGGACACCATGCTGGTGTTCATCAAGGACTGCCTCACGCTCACCATCCCCGACGCCTTCTCGCCCAACGGTGACGGCGTCAACGACACCTTCGTGATCCGCAACCTGGAGTCGTATCCGAACAACAGCTTCCAGGTCTTCAACCGCTGGGGCAACAAGATCCTGGACCGCAGTCCCTACAACAACGACTGGGATGGCACCAGCCAGTATGGTGCTGTCTTCGGTGAGAAGTTGCCCGAGAGCACCTACTACTATGTACTCGACCTCGGCAACGACACCGAGGCCTACACCGGATTCATCTACCTGCGCCGATAG
- a CDS encoding MOSC domain-containing protein, whose protein sequence is METTLASIHVYPIKSLGGFSAAEAPLTDRGLQHDRRWMLVDGQGRFLSQREVAGMARLHCAPAADGFRVTDLRDGAAIDLPWTIATHRKERVNIWDDALDALHGEARWDLWFSDRLEREVRLVHMPDASQRPTDPTYARAFTSLSDGFPYLAISQASLDELNARMSSPIPMDRFRPNLVIAGGSAFQEDAWRDVMIGSARFQFVKPCARCVITTTDQRTGARGKEPLRTLATFRSAGQKVMFGMNVVGDVSGKIRAGDAVRPL, encoded by the coding sequence ATGGAGACCACCCTGGCTTCCATCCATGTGTATCCGATCAAATCGCTCGGCGGGTTCAGCGCTGCGGAAGCGCCGCTCACGGACCGCGGTCTTCAACACGACCGCCGCTGGATGCTCGTGGATGGGCAGGGGCGCTTCCTCTCCCAACGTGAGGTGGCCGGCATGGCCCGGCTGCACTGCGCGCCGGCCGCCGATGGTTTTCGCGTGACGGACCTGCGCGATGGGGCGGCGATCGACCTGCCGTGGACGATCGCCACGCATCGGAAGGAACGCGTGAACATCTGGGACGATGCGCTCGATGCGCTCCACGGCGAAGCGCGGTGGGACCTCTGGTTCAGCGATCGCCTGGAACGCGAGGTGCGCTTGGTGCACATGCCCGACGCGTCGCAACGCCCCACCGACCCCACCTATGCGCGGGCCTTCACCTCGCTGAGCGATGGCTTCCCCTATCTCGCCATCTCGCAAGCCTCGCTGGATGAGCTCAACGCGCGCATGTCATCGCCGATCCCCATGGACCGTTTCCGCCCCAACCTGGTCATCGCAGGCGGAAGCGCGTTCCAGGAAGACGCGTGGCGCGATGTGATGATCGGCTCCGCGCGTTTCCAGTTCGTGAAACCCTGCGCGCGCTGTGTGATCACGACCACCGACCAGCGCACCGGCGCGCGCGGGAAGGAGCCGTTGCGCACGCTGGCCACCTTCCGCAGCGCGGGCCAGAAGGTGATGTTCGGCATGAACGTCGTGGGCGATGTCAGTGGCAAGATCCGTGCTGGCGATGCCGTGCGCCCATTGTGA